CGACTgatatacttatattttatgCTAATAactcatacaaaaaatatgcatTACGTCTCTGATAATCCTCCAGTTGGGCTCGGCGTTGGGGTTCAGAATGGCTTGTCTGGCGACACCGAAACTCATCAATACCACTAGCAAAAGCACCACGAAGTATATCATGTTCTTCACCATTTTTCCCATCATGGTGACCAATGGACCTGCATAAGATTGTAGGTATTAGGAGAATGCTGAATTTGGTAATTGGTTAATTACGTAAAACTAATCTACTTTAGGTAggtcattttttcatttcaacaTTGATTGTAAACTGTAAATATATTTCTGTAAAAATTCGATTTCTCCCGAATATGAAATAGCACGGACAAATTCCTCTCTTTGGCCCATATCTAGGCGTAGAATATTATTGCTTCATAAATGAGGTGAGAAGCAAGCACGAGACacattttattgaatttgaaaaaattccaCGCGAGTACGCAGAATCCTTTGAatccgcgcgcgtatatccTTGTACGATGTGAGCCTTCGCGAACGACGTCAAGACATGATTCAAATAACGTATGCACACATATCTATCTAAAGCCTCTGGTATATGGATCTATTCGCTATTGACGACGCGCGTCGGCCAAGAGTCTGATACACGCGCATTTGAGTGCATATCCGACATGCttgaagcaaaaaataaaaaattgagtGGATACGGAGGCGACGcataaaaatgttgaatacGAAGGAAAGGCGAATTAATTATCGCGCATACGACTCGCTGTCGAGTTTGCATAGGTATTTATTGAGCATAAAAACTGTCTTTCAACTCACCAAGGTACTTATTCACGCCAAGAATATTGAGCATCCGGAGATACCAGTACATACAGTCGACACAATAGATGGTCCTGCCGACGTCGAAAGTCGAAGGCCTGAGTCTCAGCACTAATCCAATGATGAAGAAGATGATGGCCGCAGCGTCGCAGGGGTTCCACATGTTCCAGGCCCAAACGCTGAACTTGTGCGAGAGTGCGACGGGCTCGGAGGTCGCGATTTCGCGCACCTTCTCGCAGCCCATTGTGCAGATGTAGGCGATCGCATAGATTTCCGCCCACGAGGGCACGTCGCCCATGCGCACCAAAATCGAGTAGGAGAATAGCAGCAGGAATATGACGTAGGCTATCTGAAAATTTCATCTTTTCACTTCAGAAAATCGTTCTTTTTTCGGTACTGTCAGATTTGTCTAGACCACTTTCGAAGCTGTCTGCCAAGCGATTTGATTAATATAACCAAActtgaatgaaaaattcagcaTTTTGCAATCTTTGTTCAAATCGAAATGCATAAATTTTCAATCCATCGGATGCTTTTACCAGTCCCGCCATAATGTGGCATAATTGATTTGAATTTAGTGAGCTGCGGTTTGTCGGAGCTTAAAATATGCGTCAGAGCTGCAGGGGATTGTTTGGAATATTCAATGAAACCGataaatcaataaatcatAAAGAATTCTGAGAATATGTTGATCGATTCCTACAGCGATGATAATTGCAGTAAAGACGGTAAAAAGATAAGAAAGCCTTACAGCATTGGCCCAAAACTTGGTGATcggcgccgtgtaaaactcgTAAAGTTTCTTCTTCAGTCTTAGTGGCCTGCTATTCTTATTGTCGTAGTACTCGGACAGTATCCCGTAGGCCCGATGATTTCCTTCGTCGTTATCCGTCAAGACCTTGCCGTTCTCGTGGACAATCGTCTCCTTGGGCGCGGCGCTGCCCAGGCCGTGCTCGTTGCCAATCAGTGCCTGCttgccgaaaaaaaaaagaaaacgagcgCGTGACGCTCTAATGGACATCCCAATAACACTGATATAGACGATGACAACAATAAAGACAGTTATATGCATATGCGTGTCCAGACGAGTACATTTGCGATTCTCATGTATTTGAAACAAATATAGATCTTCGTTAAAACTTAACTGACAACTACTTATGCGTGGGAGGATAGGCGAGACAGTAAGAGAGATAATGAAGTGCTTTTTTGGCACAGACTGAATTGCTGAATTTGCACTCTTTACTATGTTAAACTTTCTAGATTGTATGCGTACAGTAAATGTAGTGTGGATGCAGAAAATGCTTCAACTGGTCACATTAGCACTAAATTAAAGTATACCTTAGTTTAACAGTCATAAAAGGTAGAATGGATAAGAATAGTCATTCTGTAAGACTCGCATCTTTCTTTTACAAACTCAAAAGAGAGAATTGTAcacaaacgcgcgcgcgcacacacacacacacacacacacacacacattcgaACTATTTACACAGATTTCGACGTAGCGTTTGAAATGCAATTTCTATGCTTACATAGGAGAATATATCTAGCAGGCAAATATCACAATTAAGATTAAATGCTATATcgaacagagaaagagaggacaGAAATAGATTATAGAAAGGCACAATCGAGACGAAAAGCATTCGATGAAAACCAAAGGTTGACAGGAAACGTGTAAAAGATAATAAAGagagtaaaatatttcaagTGGACTTTAAGATTTGAGTGTCTATATTATTGcgtggaaaaaatgaatgcGCAAGATTTTCGAGTCGCggataaatttgaaaaaatattgaaatgctGAAGGAAAACGGAAAACAGTAGTCAGCATGAGAGAAGTATCTGATCGAAAGCAACTGCTGAAAAGATAGATAAAAGGGGAGCACCTGTTGCTTTTGGAGAGTGTAATGTTTCAATGAGCAACGTGAaactgttttttaaaaatcagagtTTGCACTTGATTGTCAATTTAAGTTTCTTCGAGCACGCCGTGTCATCGGACATTTAGAGCCCACAGACCGCCACCTCTTTAAGCAAAGCGCATCGGACAACACGTACAAGATCAAAGTTCTCTCTTTAAGTTCAATCATACGAGCGAGTCTACAATCTTCCGTCACTCTTAAAAAGCTCCCAGGCAATCAATAACCAGAATATTAGCTAGAATAGATGGATAAGCGGGCGATAGACGCGATGATCagaaataagtaaaaaatgaAGCAAGCAAGTGAGTGTATGCACGGCTTATTTTAGGAATATAGGTGCCAAAATCTTGTCGCGATGAGGGCAAACACGAGGGCAAACCAGCGATCGATTTGCGTACAGCTCAATGTATTGGGTACAGCATCAGCACAGAGCGACTGACGTCACGATTGCTATTATCTTTCTTATCGTTCACAGGCAGGCGAGAGAAATTACGAGACGAATGAGAGAAGAATAGcaaagaaagggagagagaagaagatgAGAGTAAAAAGAGTTTTAATATAAGATGGTGTGCAATGGGGAAGAAAGCAGACGTGTCGGTTTTATACCTTGGCCCCCTGCTGGCTCTTGGCTTTGCCACGAATGCTCAGGCTCCTGCACGGTGGacgtttctaaaaaaagtaatcaGCGCGGAACGCACGGGATAACAGGCCTGTTTTGCACCTCAAAACACAACCTGCTATGTCTTACATTTAGCAGTTTcctcttttcttttattcctACGTAGATTTGTATTGTgtttgagaaaaaaagagaggagaaagCGGGTAGCGAGTAAacgctagagagagaaagagaatagCCGAGCTCGGAGCCCATTCAGTTTGATTTCTCTATGCCTGCTTCCGAGGAGACTTGGGAAAACGAAAATTTCAACGTGTTTTCTCCTTTTATTACAAGCCTGAGAATAATCATAGTTTCAGGTGAGTGTAATGCATGTAAGGTATTAAAGTAGCGCATCTGCTCAAAGCGTAGCCCAGCTCCTATCGTTACGATCTTTATTAGTACCAGGCTCTACGGATTGTTAGCGTTAAATGTAGTTTAGTCTTCGTATAGCAAAGTGCGAGTAAGTACAAAGCTTATAATAAGTGAATGTCTTTAGACATAGTTGTATTATACAAAGAAGTTATTCGGAAGACCAAGAAACGAAAAATAAGGATTTATAAATTGACACCTCTGTTCAATATTTGACTTAGTGCACATATAGCTACagggggagggagagagagagagagagagagagagagagagcttgggAAGTTCTGCGCTTTAGTTATAAGCTGTTTCCCTCCTATGGCGCTCTCAACGAGGCTCTAATGTATTAGTcgatatttcattatatataCGGGGCTACCGCAGCTTCCGTTGACGCGCGCGGCCAAGGACGGTACAGATTCCAGTCATTTTTCTCAATATCCTGCCGTCAATGCTATCTTTTTTCAATTGATTATTCTTATTCTTGCTAATCTCATTACTATAAGTTCCTCGTGGCGCAGAGTATGCAATTGATTGAATTCGAACGATTCTTTCCTTATGAATATATTAGTCGATACGATCGAATTCTCTTTTAATAAGAAAAGTGACTAGAATCATCTTGATTTCTTCTTgttgaaattaaaaagtagAAGATTAATTATACAAGGAAATAGAGTAGATACCTCGACATCAGGTCCGGTAGGTGTTCCATGCTCTGACTCGCTGTCTTCGTTCTCGTCTTCGAGGGCGATAAGATGCTCCTCAGCTGTCTGGGGCATCAATTGCAGCTCCTCCCGGCTCTTGAATTCCAGTTGCGTTATGTAGACCGGACAGAACAGTCCCAGTATCACCTGAAACGCATTTCAACAGACTCGTTCATACGCAAAGTTCTCGAAGCAATTTTCCGTAGTAACACCACCTAACTCGTGCTGACCGATAAACAACTAACTCGAGCAGTGTTTGGGCTGAGAGTTCGATCGATGTACGACGCGCTGTTGTGATTTACCGCAGCCCAACGCAAAGCACATTGATTAGGTCTCTGTGTTGCAGCACCGGGTCAGCTTTAAATTGCTTCCTGGTGGTCCACTTAGCTGATTAAAACACGGACTGATACAGAGTCTGCTGTTCGTTTAGCACAAAGGAGactatttcaacaataatcaACTGGATTGTGCCTCTATAATTTCGTTCTTGTTGTATAAACGATGACGAAGAAAAGAACTGTTATACGAAAAAATTCCAGGTCGATGAAGAGGGAGATTGTCCAATTTTAACAGAAGCAAAATCTTGAAACACGACTATTTTATGTCCTATGGAATTGAGGTAGGTGCATTTACCTTGAAATTGGTACTCTTGCGAGTGCGAAGTCCACCCATCCAGAGATCTGCGAGGATAATCTGACTGCAGGGGTGAGCGAGGAGAGCCCGATGATTGGCGGTCACCGCGAGAGAAAGGCACGTTTGGCCAGACCAGTTCTTTAGTTCCGACGTCAGTAACTGTTGAGTTTGATCGTCGTCCTGGCGGTAACAGTAGTCCAGCAATTCCAGGGCTGTGATATTTGATtatagaacattttttaacacaTTTTATGAAAGCATTGTATACGAAGGATATGTAAGAGAAACTATGTCGAGTCAAATGCAGTTAATGCAATACGCAATAATACACACCGACGATGTATTTGACGCGGGTTACGCGGCTACAGAAAGTATAAACGTGCCTTAGTCGGCGATTTCATAAGATTGTCTCGATTACAAAAGTATGGTGGTtgtgataataatttattttcttaggcACTGACCGATATTCTCAAATTCCTTGCCATATCCCTTGAGCTCATCGTAAACTTCTGTTTCCAAATCGTCTTCAGCAGCTTCATGCGCCATCGCCTTATAGAGTTTTAAAGCTACAAGAGCTTTAGCTAAAGCCTCTTCTCCGTGCTGCCACATAAGCAAAGCCATATGCTGTCTTTTGGTCAGGACCGACCAAATCAACAATTCATTGTAAGGATAGTCGAACAGCGCGGTTTCTTGAGTTGCGGGTATCGTCTCGGCCAAGAGACTCATGGTAGACTTTCCTCCGGAGCCAGAGAACGAGCGGCTGTTGAGGGCTATGGCGCAACTGTTTCGGTGCGCGTGATGTTGCTGGTAGCCACCGGAGCGCTTCATGACGCGCGTGTAGAGGAAACGGAACTCCTTACGCGTGTACTGCGAGCGGTAAGCGCCGCCCATGAGTTTGTTAATCACGAGACCGATGTCGTGAAGGGTATACATGTATCCGCGCGGGATGTGCGGTCGGACGTCCCGCAGGATGTAGCCCAAGGTGTTGGATGGGCCTTCTttctgttggagaaaaaggaaattagtaaaagttttaaaagtctTCGAGCAAATAACTCCGAGCAAGAGTTCCGAGTCAATTGCAGCTTTTGATTGAATTTGCGAACCCGTGGATAACATACCGTGTTATAAAGCTCCTCAAGGCGCGGAATAGAGAGAAACTTGCGCATGGAGACGCCGTTCTCAAGTAGCAGCTTGACGAAGTCGATGCGGTCATGCTGCAACGCCTGCATCATCGACTGCTCGAGGGCGCCAGGCGGCCACTTTTGCCCGTAGACGAAgatctcgctgcgcgcgatgTCGACTCGGTTCCAAATCAGCGCGAGGGAGAGTTGCTCGGCAGGCGAGAGTTGCTGGGATTTGAAGAGCGCCGTGAGGATGGTTTGATCGAGCTCCTGCGGTTGGTCCTGGGATATCCTGAAGACGGTGATCTGTACAGAcggcagaagaagagagaagaatcAAGGCTTGCGTGATCAATCGAGTATGCCTAGGGCAGTGCGTTACTGCCTTATTTCCTTCGAACTCACCAGGTGCTTTCGACGCACGCACTGGAGCAGCTCCGAGTACAGCTGATTCGCCTGCTCCGGAGAGACTTTAAACGTCCGCTTTATCGTGTCCAGCAGGTGGTCCCTCATACTTTCGAGTGGTCCCTCCTCCTCTTCGCTTTCATTTTCAGAGGCATATCTGCGATTTTCGCGTTAGCAAAGATTAGTAAACTCACTACTCACTTACTGCGCACTTACGCGTACATACGAGGAAAATCGTGAAATCGCATACTTGTGCATAAAAGCAATAAGATCCGCTGCACGGCCGGAGCCATCGCAGACGACTACGGGCACGGGTGGCTCGTCCGTCACGTATTCCAGAACGGAGCGTATCGTGTTGGTTCCACCCTCGATTACTAAGGCTACCACGGGAATACTGCTGTGCGTGTCTggcgagtgaaaaaaaaaatttgttcaacACTCCTCTCCGAGCAGCGCTCGCATATCCGCGGAGTAGGGTGACTTACATGGCTGCAGCTTTAGGTTCGATATATACTTCTCGAGCTTCCTCCTGAGGACGATTTCGGCGCCGTAGCGACCTCCAGTCCCATTGTCGACCAGCAAAAAGTACGCGTGTCGATTGTTCAGCACGGCGAATTTCGACCTGGCGATAAAAGAGCGAGTATTAGagaggggaagagagagagagagagagagagagagagagagagagagagagagagagagagagtcctgCACTGACCATGGCGAGGCGAGCGAGTCGTAGGGGACCTCTCTCCCGCGGCCGATAAGCTCGTGGCTCTTCTCGAGGATGCCCCAGGGAGCGATACCGATGCTGACGACTCGACCCTGCCTCTGCGATCGTTCCAAGAGCAGAGCGTCTCCGACCTGCCTGGTGACTCCCGTGTTGGTGCCGCCGGTGAAGATCCAGGCGCCGGTGGTCTTCGCGGCCTTGAGCAAGCCCTTGCGCAGGACCTTCTTGAGGGTGGGCTGGAGCTCGAAGTTGGAGCGGCCGCCGTGCACCGTGATCAGGAGCTTCGGCAGGCCGAGGTTCCACTCCCGACAGAGCAGCTGGACGATGGGCTCCGGCTTCGTGTCGTGGGCTAGCCTAACGTACTGCGTGACACGATAATGGAGATTAGAACAGGCCCGTCACAGGCCCGACCACTGTCTGCGATGCGCTGCGGGCAATACCTGAGCCTTGGTGGGATGCGGCAGACCCTGGAACTCGATGGTTCCGTAGGCATCGGTCGGACAGTGCTTGGTGTTCTTTCCCGGGCTCCACTCGTCCCTCTCGGCCTCGGCCGCGGCACTGCTCGCGAAGCTCTGGACATCCGCGCCGGTGCCGCAGTGGTGCGTGTACGAGTGGCCGCAGCAGCACCTGCAAACTCAACGGTCCGGTGTCGATCAATCCAGAAGCCCCGCTGGGCCCCGTCGCCAACTCTCGCGCATACTCTTCGCTACCCAAATCACTCGATAAActtctatgtgtgtgtgcgtgtgtgagaTCTTCACAGGATAACGCAGCAAAAGCCGCTCATTGAAGCAGCATATGCGAGAGACTCGTTCGACGCCTCGATGGCTGTAGGCATACTACGTCGCGTACTCCCGAGCTCGGCTGCTCTATTTCGtcttcgttttattataatcatCAGGCTATGAAGCGGTATTACGAGGGCATTGCCAGTCTACAGCGATACATGAGTTTTATGAGTTTTATGAGTTTTATGAGTTTTATGAGTTTTATGAGTGTAGAGAACCAAACCAAAGTGTAAATGAGCGCGCGGGTTAATATACGAGGCTGCTGGTGCTGAGTTATGCGCGATTATGAAGAAATTAGCCAACCAAACGTCAAACTTTGGGAGAATGAAAGATGGTGACTTCGAAACCTTGCGGAGCTCAGCTGTGCGGGTCAGATGATTTATTGAGAAAAATCAATGCTACAGTCATTATACAGAGAGGTTTAATGTGAGATGAGTCCACTCTGCGAGATTTCGAAGCAGCGATAAAGAAGACGAAGTAAAAAGTCAGAGACAAAGCTTAAAGTGATAGCTGATCCAGCGGAAGTTGGAAACGGTAGCGgtgacagcagcagcaaattATCTGCAACGTCGTTTCCCTTTCCGTTTTATTCTGCATCACATTAACGATCGCGGCTCGACGTgtgcccgcgcgctcgcgagcaaCAGGTGGACGCGCAGTCGAACGGATACACTTTATATAGATCTCGtgtgttcgtgtgtgtgtgtgtgtgtgcgcgcgcgcgagtacatacgcgtataaaaattcaaataatccAAAGCCTGATGATCCGTCGACGCgagcacgcgtgtgtgtgtgtgcgtctgtgTAGCTGCATATGAGTGGTTGCGCCTGTGTATGCGCAGGCATATGGAGATGTAGATCGAGCGGGAGGATCGTATATAAGTATAGGGGGATGCACAATTGTCTCTTTGTGCCTCACCTTGAAGTAGTGATCACATCGTATTCTGCATTCTTATCGCCGTGTACTTCTTGTAACCTACAAACGTAATGAGAACAGAGAACAAAAGTAAAtcataacagaaaaatgataTGAGATAACacattgtttgttttttctgAAGTTCGCGCCTGATATTTCGAGACATACACAAATGCATTTTGATGTACATAGCGAAATGCAAGCGCGGCGACTCGACTTGCTCATAATACTTATAAGCTGCGCGGCATCAGGTGCCTCTGATGATCAGTGCGAGCAGCGCAGGCCGAGTTGCGGCGCCGACGGCTTTCGATTTCATGAGTGTATACAAATGTGAATGACGTGTGAAATTATATAGAAAAACACAGAGAATGACGGACGTGTAAACAGAAGGAGGCTTCGCGCTAAATCTATACAGATGGGTTAGAAAATGACGATTGACAATCGTGAAAAAGCTGTGAATCTTGTGCAATTATTCCCCCCACCCCCCTCCCCCACGCTTCCCCTTTTATTTCAGTTGTTTCAATCGACTTCAATCGCACAAAAGCCAACAACGCCTGTCACGGACGTAAAATATGCGCAAAAATTAGACACGATTCTTACGCATTCTTTCAGTCGATCCCTAAGCACAGAcaaagtatgaaaaaaaaaaaaaataaatagaaaaatatgagCGCAAATAAGGCGTTTTGTATGCACGTTTGCCAAAGCCTTCTGTATTTCGGCGATTGTTTCGTTGTCGGGCTTACACCTATATGCAGTACTCGAAGTATTTCCCTCTATGCCCGAGTCACCTCATCAACCGACACGAGCATTCAATCGTAACTCGGATCGTTGAGGAATTTGCAAAGGAgggaatagtaataataagcTCAACTATGGCAAAAGACTCACCGGTGCTCGTCCTTGGCACTCGGTATGAATTTCGTGCATTCTCGCTTCTGGAAGGTGGCCTCGATCCAGCTTCGTTCCGTCGTCTGAAAACATTTCATGAGAATTATTGAACCGTACGAGGGTTTGACAGTGTACCATCACCACGTAGAGCAAGACTGGTACGCGCGCTAACGGTTGTCGAGCGTTTTTAACCGATGACGTTGATGAAGCTGGGCGCTCTTTATATGTTAAAAGTCGAAAAACACTCGAACGCAGGGCTATTCACAAGTGAACACGGCCAGAGAGCTTATTGGCATTGGtagaattaaatatttgtgcacgAGCTGCTGTTAGAGCGGAAGTTTATTGGATAATTTATGCGTGATCCAGGCCTGATTAATGTTCTATATGTAGTGTATGCGCGAAACGGGTGAAGCTGATAAATTTCTCATCGGATTAAGCGAATAAGCGTTATAGACCACACCATCGCGCGCCACATACACATGCAATACAAGCTACGATGCAAACATATTATCAAAGAGAATCGCAATTACGTGAGTAAGTGCACATCCGGTTCTTCGGCGCATATTTACACACTTATTCCTGCAGGCTGCTCACAGCCGTACATGCGCTTACTTACGTTGCATTGTGCACACATGTACACACCACGTGCGAGCGCTGATTTATGCCCTATACACATATATCTCTGAGACCAGCTATAGGCTGATGCTGATGAAGTTTTTCTATGACCTCACTCCCTTCTGCTCCAGCCGATCTCTTTCTTTCCCATTGCGTTACGCGGTCGTACTCGGAGCGCACGTTAGATAACATTGATcaaataattgtatatatagCATGCAGATGATTGGTTGGAATATTAAAAGAATGCACGCCTGCGCTATACTTAGTCTGCCGAGGAAATTCAAGCTCCATGATTGTTGAGAAGGTATAACGTAATGGTTAAAAATAGGACTTTTTTCCTTGTTATAACGCGAATTGAGATAACAACTCCAATTTATCCAATACGA
The sequence above is a segment of the Nasonia vitripennis strain AsymCx chromosome 3, Nvit_psr_1.1, whole genome shotgun sequence genome. Coding sequences within it:
- the LOC100115485 gene encoding transient receptor potential cation channel trpm isoform X1 — its product is MAIGSVICGANTPKTKRKKTKTTERSWIEATFQKRECTKFIPSAKDEHRLQEVHGDKNAEYDVITTSRCCCGHSYTHHCGTGADVQSFASSAAAEAERDEWSPGKNTKHCPTDAYGTIEFQGLPHPTKAQYVRLAHDTKPEPIVQLLCREWNLGLPKLLITVHGGRSNFELQPTLKKVLRKGLLKAAKTTGAWIFTGGTNTGVTRQVGDALLLERSQRQGRVVSIGIAPWGILEKSHELIGRGREVPYDSLASPWSKFAVLNNRHAYFLLVDNGTGGRYGAEIVLRRKLEKYISNLKLQPYTHSSIPVVALVIEGGTNTIRSVLEYVTDEPPVPVVVCDGSGRAADLIAFMHKYASENESEEEEGPLESMRDHLLDTIKRTFKVSPEQANQLYSELLQCVRRKHLITVFRISQDQPQELDQTILTALFKSQQLSPAEQLSLALIWNRVDIARSEIFVYGQKWPPGALEQSMMQALQHDRIDFVKLLLENGVSMRKFLSIPRLEELYNTKEGPSNTLGYILRDVRPHIPRGYMYTLHDIGLVINKLMGGAYRSQYTRKEFRFLYTRVMKRSGGYQQHHAHRNSCAIALNSRSFSGSGGKSTMSLLAETIPATQETALFDYPYNELLIWSVLTKRQHMALLMWQHGEEALAKALVALKLYKAMAHEAAEDDLETEVYDELKGYGKEFENIALELLDYCYRQDDDQTQQLLTSELKNWSGQTCLSLAVTANHRALLAHPCSQIILADLWMGGLRTRKSTNFKVILGLFCPVYITQLEFKSREELQLMPQTAEEHLIALEDENEDSESEHGTPTGPDVEKRPPCRSLSIRGKAKSQQGAKALIGNEHGLGSAAPKETIVHENGKVLTDNDEGNHRAYGILSEYYDNKNSRPLRLKKKLYEFYTAPITKFWANAIAYVIFLLLFSYSILVRMGDVPSWAEIYAIAYICTMGCEKVREIATSEPVALSHKFSVWAWNMWNPCDAAAIIFFIIGLVLRLRPSTFDVGRTIYCVDCMYWYLRMLNILGVNKYLGPLVTMMGKMVKNMIYFVVLLLVVLMSFGVARQAILNPNAEPNWRIIRDVFMEPYFMLYGEVYADQIDPDCDNNPGMEPCLPGRWITPAAMSVYLLVANILLINLLIAVFNNIFIEVNAVAHQVWMFQRFTVVMEYEQKPVLPPPLIVVSHLYLIIRYILRYVTQGRLQSGETSDNGLKLFLEADDKERLYDFEEDCVEGYFREQELKLQMSTEERVKVTTERVENMHQKIEDIDKKESNQSSSLQTVEFRIRKLEELNEQTLAHLGVIHRFMATYMPVGGGGAGGGGGPGNENSSSTEALRHLDVELIRPRRVSERSEAGMSESDSHAQLPCIPLRRKKLIRAMTDAAYMNMAAGGLVGQQQHREQLQEQMEQDEATDLNRAVEAMVGDNLSRNGSSVSGEIATLQDESKENTSHDESDLSKAVGELKDLKAEKSDDRDTSGDVTATTDSRQDSVEKSSRQNSRTRSESLADDAAAAAAIAASVSGVVVPSASFQRGVTWAEPRVAVIQSSGSSNSRSLLLAMRAEYTSITDELESYCGLLSPPRTPPVSPPPCRVRSVSERSNQNPVEIAWQIENEHLRDAEECDYQQMEDLIQRRRSSFHRYHISDEEDSSHDDPAVVNTTSFFISSEHHPRLRRASAIDEDTTTRRRCHRSPPSINVTREIEQTLARPAATRDSAESDPNDKGMSGVAAPASETMC